The Paenibacillus swuensis genome contains the following window.
TCTGCCCCGATCGAAGCAAGATATTCAATCTCATCTTTGCTGGAGATGCCGCTTTCGCTCACAATCGTCTTGTCTTTCGGGATCGCTTGCAGCAGTCTTTCCGTTGTGCGGATATCCGTTTCAAACGTATGCAGGTTCCGGTTATTGATTCCAATCATTGTTGCATCCGTTGCCAACGCGCGCTCCAGTTCCTTCTCGTCGTGCACTTCCATCAGAACATCCATCCCCAGGCCGCGGGCAATGTGATGATATCCTTTTAATTGTTCATTCGTGAGAATGGCGGCTATTAACAGGATCGCGTCCGCCCCCAACAAACGAGCTTCAAATATTTGAGTATGGTCAATGATAAAGTCTTTCCGCAGAAGGGGTACGTTTACCGTCGTACGTATATCGGTCAAATAATCATTCGAGCCTTTGAAATAAGTTTCATCCGTCAATACGGAAATACAGTCAGCTCCGGCGTTTTCATAGGATATAGCAATGTCGGTATGATAGAAGGCTCTGCGAATCAGGCCTTTCGATGGAGAAGCCTTCTTCACCTCCGCAATCAAGCCCATCGACCGGATGCGGCTGTTTTTGAGCGCGTTCTCAAAGCCAAGGCATGGCGGCAGCTCCGCAATAACAGCCTCGACTTGGGATTGGTGAAATTGTTCCGTAAGCTTCGCTACTTCTTTCTTCTTCGTTGCTACAATTTGATCAAGAAACATGGCTCAACTCTCCTGTATATTGTATTAGTTGATCTAATTTGGATTTTGCGGCTCCGGAATCAATTGCGGCTCCGGCCAGGACAACTCCCTCGCGCAAACTAGCGCATTGATCCGCTAAATAAATACACGCGCCGGCATTCGCAAGGACAATGTCGCGATAAGCGCCTTGCTCTCCGCTGAACACGTTGCGGATAATATTCGCGTTGACTTCAGGCGTTCCGCCCGCAATCGCCTCCACCGCGTACGAGCGTAAACCTAACGACTCTGGTGTCACCTCATAAGTAGTCATTATACCATGATTGAGCTCTGAAATTCGGGTAGGCGCCGAAATGGAGATTTCATCCAAACCATCGTGACTTCCGACTACCAAGGCTCTTTTCACTTGTAATTGTTCCAGCACACGGGCCACCGTCTCTGTGCGACTTCTGTCAAAAATACCCATGAGTTGACGATCTGCACCCGCCGGATTTGTCAGTGGACCCAGCAGATTAAACACGGTTCTAAACCCCAGTTCCTTGCGGGGGGCGGCAGCATGCTTCATAGAGGGATGATAGAGCTGGGCAAACAAGAAGCAAAGTCCGATTTCATTCAGGCAACCTGCCGCTTGTTCACTGTTAATCCCGATATTTACACCCAAGGCTTCCAGCACATCCGCACTACCGGTACGGCCGGACATGGCGCGGTTGCCGTGTTTAGCCACACGCACGCCTTGGGATGCGGCTATGATAGCCGAAGCGGTCGAAATATTAAACTTATGCATGCCCGATCCTCCAGTGCCGCATGTATCCAGTAACCCAGCCTGAATTGTATGCACACGGTTGGATTTCAGTCTCATCGTTTCAGCAAACCCGGTAATCTCATCAATGGTCTCGCCTTTCATACGGAGAGCGGTTAACAAACTGCCGATTTGCGTGGATGTCGCTTCTCCGTCCATGACCTCGCTCATCACGACCTGAGCTTCTTGCCTGGTTAAGTGCGCTCCGTTGATCATTTTGGCAATAGCTTGCTGGATACTAAAGGCTCTTTCCATTCTGTTCCCCTCCCCCTAAACGTTCATATAGTAATCTTGATTCACTGCCGACACGGTACGCTGCGGCTCTGACACAGCTTCCGCCATGCGAATCGCTTTCAGCAGAGCCTTGGCTTTGTTCTGTGTTTCCAAAAATTCACTCTCAGGCACCGAATCCCATACGATTCCGGCACCCGCTTGCACATAGGCCTTACCGTGCTTAAAGATGATCGTCCGAATCGTAATACACGTATCCATATTTCCCGTAAATCCTAAGTATCCGATTGCCCCGGCATAGGCTCCTCGAGATTCGTTTTCCATATCCGCAATGATTTCCATAGCTCTGAGTTTCGGAGCACCGGATACAGTACCCGCCGGAAGGCATGACAGAAAAGCATCAAAGAAATCTTTGTCGTCCCGCAGCTTACCCGACACGTTCGAAACAATATGCATCACATGCGAGTATCGTTCGATTTCCATATAAGCA
Protein-coding sequences here:
- the trpC gene encoding indole-3-glycerol phosphate synthase TrpC, translated to MFLDQIVATKKKEVAKLTEQFHQSQVEAVIAELPPCLGFENALKNSRIRSMGLIAEVKKASPSKGLIRRAFYHTDIAISYENAGADCISVLTDETYFKGSNDYLTDIRTTVNVPLLRKDFIIDHTQIFEARLLGADAILLIAAILTNEQLKGYHHIARGLGMDVLMEVHDEKELERALATDATMIGINNRNLHTFETDIRTTERLLQAIPKDKTIVSESGISSKDEIEYLASIGADAVLIGESFMRQEDIERAVQDLMGPASGHGIKA
- the trpD gene encoding anthranilate phosphoribosyltransferase, which encodes MERAFSIQQAIAKMINGAHLTRQEAQVVMSEVMDGEATSTQIGSLLTALRMKGETIDEITGFAETMRLKSNRVHTIQAGLLDTCGTGGSGMHKFNISTASAIIAASQGVRVAKHGNRAMSGRTGSADVLEALGVNIGINSEQAAGCLNEIGLCFLFAQLYHPSMKHAAAPRKELGFRTVFNLLGPLTNPAGADRQLMGIFDRSRTETVARVLEQLQVKRALVVGSHDGLDEISISAPTRISELNHGIMTTYEVTPESLGLRSYAVEAIAGGTPEVNANIIRNVFSGEQGAYRDIVLANAGACIYLADQCASLREGVVLAGAAIDSGAAKSKLDQLIQYTGELSHVS